A segment of the Rattus rattus isolate New Zealand chromosome 4, Rrattus_CSIRO_v1, whole genome shotgun sequence genome:
GCATActcagactctaagagaccacagacgCCAGCCCAGActaatgcattatatatataattatatatataatgtgtggtatatatatgcataatacatatgtatgcatatgtatatatatatatggaatactataccatagatggagaagatAAGATGTTTCATGATAAATTCAAACAATGTctatctataaatccagccctacagaagatgcTAGGACAACTTCAACTCAGGGATGctaaaaacacaggaaacaaataaTCTCACATAGCAAAAGTTAAAGaaggaacaacacacacacacacacacacacacacacacacactacaatcaTCACACTCACTATCAGCAaacattggtcattaatatctctgaaTACCATTGGTCTCAATTCTCCAAGTGAAAAGGCACAGACTGACAGAATGGATGccaaaacaggatccatcctgcTGCTGCATCCCAGAAACATGTCTCAATATTATGATAGAAATTACCGCAAAGTAAAGGGTTGCAAAAAGATATTCCAAAGAAGGggcctaagaaacaagctggtgtcGTCACTTTAATATATAACAAAAGATGCTTCACACCAAActtaatcagaagagatagaaaaGTATACGACATACTTGTCAAAGAGAAAAATCCACTGAGATGTGTTGCAGTATATATTAGAAAATAGTAACGTTTTACCTTTTATCCTGGGCTAGTGCCAGCACCCATGGGACCACATGGCGCTGTAGGGTACTTTTATCTCGGCAGCTCCACattgcccccaagtactctcagacccaagCAGGCTGTCAGctgttccagcatggcaccttccCTGGAGTTAGTTCCAGCACCAGAGAGCCacatggaactaaccataatttatctcagGTTAGCATCtctcctggcagctctctgctagctgcgaactctctggttccagctacctggtaaaatcagagctctagaagtccagcatgagCTGGCCTATTgcagctccctgccacagactctgctcacactcccaacaactgcCCCCTGATAGttaaggtataaactcccaactaaccagtgaaatcaggactcaataaactgtaatttttcaatcagatttatatgttaaattccccatccacaatacatccacacagtaaactcacaaccaattgataaagatataaaccacctacctagataagatacattgacctatagaaatccatcccttaagaaatattcataacatgGATGTGCAGCGATCTGGAACCCGAGAGCCAGAAAGCAGAGCTGCTGCGTCCCGAGGACTCCAGCACACACCATGGTGGACTCCGAGCGTCTCTCGGCTCCCGGCTGCTGGTTAGCCTGCACCAGCTTCTCGCGCAGCAAAAAGGGAATTCTCCTGTTTGCTGAGATTATACTGTGCCTGGTGATTTTGGTTTGCTTCAGTGTGTCTACATCGGACTGCTTCTCCCTGTCGGTGATTGAGATGATCTTTGCTGCTGTCTTATTCGTTTTCTACATGTGTGACCTGCACTCCAAGATATCATTCATCAGTTGGCCTTGGACCGACTTCTTCAGATCCCTCATAGCAGCCATCCTGTACCTGATCACTTCCATTGTTGTCCTTGTAGAAGGAAGAGGCAGCTCCATATTCGTCGCTGGGGTGCTGGGCTTGCTGGCTACATTGCTCTTTGGTTATGATGCATACATCACCTTCCCTCTAAAGCAGCAAAGACATACAGCAGCCCCCACTGACCCCACAAATGGCCCATGATCGTCTTTCGGTTGTCTCTGCTACCTGTTAATAGCTCCTCCATCAAAAACTTCCTCCTGtcaggcggtggtggtggtgcacgcctttaatccaagcactgaggaggcagaggcaggtggatctctgagtctgaggccagggctacacagtgagatcctgtttccaaaacaatacctcctctggtttccacaaCTCTCCAGCCATTCTCTGACCCCATGGAAACTGCTTATAGTACAAGAGATTGAACCTAGAGCTgtgtgcctcctaggcaagcactctctacTGAGCTATATCCGTGTTAAAGTGCCTTTTTTTGGGAGCTTTGTCTTCCAGCCTGCCAATCAACCCACTTTGTGGGTGTGCCTAGATTCCCCTTTGCTCTGCAGTACCAGCAGCCAGACATGAGTTCTGCTTGAACCATATTCCCCACATAAGCTACAAAATGAGTTACCCACTACAAATAAGAAccttttttctctgtgtggggTGAGCTGTGAAGGgctaaataaacaataaaaagtattattaaagtctataaaaaagaaatattcataactacctgtaactatGTGGAGATGCATGGCAATGGATCGTTTATGTTGCCTCTATCTTGCCTCTCCTGTTCTCCCTCTGCATCTAActttgatatgatagtttatGCTTCATCTTGTTATCTTTTACTTTTATCATGTTATTTCTTCGAATCCTGTTCATTTCTGATGAGGGTCACATAGAGAGTGGATCTGGAGGGGTgagaagaaactgggaggaaTGAAGGGGGGGCAGAATTATAATCCGAatatactgtatgagaaaagaatacattttcaataaaggataatgtaatacatttttaaaagtctgactGAAAGGAGGCAGGTCCTTAATTTGTTGGTATTGTTATGcacataaaaacaagaaaaaattagacaaaaacatgaacaaataGGAAGGAAAAAGCAGGGATTAACAACAACGATACCTACCAACATCAGATATGAGCAGAACAGGATGGAATTCCCTTACATCCAGCAGGTAAGCTATTTCTCATCATGACATTGACTTCTAGCCTTCAGAGGCACAGGATAATATATTTCCGTGGTCCTAATCCATCTGCCCTGTAGTAATTAGTTAAAATAATCTGAGAAAATGAATACAGCAATGGGTCATAATTAAGATGATTCTTCAGGAAGAAGTACCTCTTGGCTTCTCCCAGGCCTTGCTATGACTTAGGGTGGAACACAACCACAGTGAGAGCATATACTGGAAGCAAATTCATCTCAgttttgcctttctcctttccaggaATACATTGTAATAAAAGTTCTTTGGAATCATCAGGTTTTGGTTAATGTTAATCTATACTTAATATCAAATACCAGATACTGTGGAAAGAACATTAAGTACATACACATACGTTTCAAGGAAGGTTTACAATATtgcataattaaaattaacttcATCTGAAGTGCTGGTCCTTTTTATTTGCCTAACAACATTAAAACTTTTGTATCTAAGAAGGAAAATAGTCTCATAGCTTATGAAAGGAGTTCCAGGTAGTCTTCATTGACACTACATGGCAGGGCAGCCTGCACAGTGCCAAGTGCACATGTGCTCAGAACCCAGGCCACAGTGATATAGCATAAAGCAACACAAGCAAGcactgaaagaaacacaaagattcATTACATGTTTGATTCTGAATTAATTTCTGATTGTTGTGTTCAGAAGCCTTTTCTTGCCATTAAATATTTTACTACCCATATATTCAGTTATGGTAGCCCATCTGGAATCTTAAAGCACAGTTTTACAGAGCTGTGTCTTAGATGTCTAAAACCCCACAATAATGTGCTAAGATCTAGAGCCAAAATTAAATATGGTTAGGATTTTCCTAGGACGTGGAAAGGTTCTTAACGGAGATTAACCCTTATTTCCAAAGGAGTTGGACCATACTAAGAAGGCAGAATAGGATAAACTAGGAGTGGGGGACAGATTGCTTAATtagtgggttggttggttggttggttggttggttggttggttggttggttggttggttgtcaaCACAAGCACTTCCCAAGAAAAAGAGTTCCTGGTGTGAAGGTGGAACCAGAATGATGCTTTGCTTACTTGGCATGGTTTAAGGCCCTGATGTATCTCTAGcactaaaaacaagcaagcagattAACAGCAACAGAGCTCTGCTTGACACACAACCGCTTAAGGGGGTAGGAAGGGTAGGGCGGTAGTTTTATTTGACCACAGTTATTCAGAATCTCTCTTTAGACCACCTAACTCTTATTAGTGTGCTGTTACAGATCACATGGTGTTGGATAGAAGCAGGATGGAGGGGTATTCATTCCTCCTCAAATCAGTAGTGTCAACCAGCATGCCTTGGCTCCAGCAAGAATGATATCGTTACAAAAGCAAAAGTAACAGCGAACGCAGAGCACTTGCTATTTCCCTGCTGCTCTTTCATACCGAATTCTAATTCACTCAATTCTCACAGTAAATCTCATGATGTGTGACTGTTATGCCTACTCTATAGACTAGGAAATTGGAATTTATAACCCTGGGGGGAGTCTCAGCTgagtttttaaatgtaagaaaCTAAACCCTTGGCCAATAAATGATCCCTCAGTGCAAGAGGTTGGGAGTTGTGTTATATCTTTTTGGCGTTGGTTTTCAGTTTATCTTTTAAGTACCTGGAGAATTATGAAAGAGAGGTTAACACCTTAAATTTggccttttaaatatttgtttttatttgtttatgtgtttgtgttcttATGACTGTATACCTCCTATGTGTGTAGGGAGGAGACAAAGAGGGTgtaggatcctctggaactgaggtTATAGCTGTGTGTGAGGCATAAACATGGTGGGGACCAAACTCCTGTCCTCTGGAGAACaagaagtgcttttaaccacagccATCTCTCCTATGCCTCAAATTTAATGCTTATTCATATGAAGAGAGCAAGGCATGGTGACTCACGTCTATAAACCCAGTGTTGTGGAACCGAAGCAGAAGAATAGCTGTGAGTTTTCGGACAGCCCAAGTTATACAAGGAAtaccaggccagcctgagttagtGAGATTctgcttaaagaaaacaaaaaagccaccACCACAATGACCACAAAGAGTCACAGTGATTCTGCAGATACATGACAGCTTGCCACTTCCACTGTGGAGATAGCGTTAGTCACTTGCAATTTGACTACCAAGTGCTTAAGTATAAAAGAACCTGACCTTTAGGATAATAACACTACTTCTTAAAAGCCTCGGACCAGTGGAAGAACTTGTCTCAAGTTAAACATAGAGAATGTATGCTATTTGGTCATAGTGCAGTTCGGACTTCTAAAACCAGTAACGTGATAGTGTGACCACAGAACTGCACACAACCTGTATGTCTGTCATAATACTCAGCCAATTTTATACTGTACCTGTTCTCTGTAGATTCTAGGCGGACCACAAGTTGGATACTCATTTACTCACAGCTGTGACACCTGAGGAGCAACATCCAAACCTGTCCTTCAACCTCCATGGCACTGATACACAAGTAAACACATGATTTTATCTCCCATAAACCTTAAGGCAACCAAATAGGCTGGGAGAGGCTGGAATTCAGGACATTTGTGAAGCTGGCATCAagctgaactgagaagggactcATCTTCGCCAACTGTCAACAAACATCTCTGCATAATTGTAGCTGCATAACTGCCTAATTGTAAAGCCTGAAGAAtacccaaaataaaaaatgaaattctgatTGAAAACCTTACTCACATGCTGGCCATTTCTGTTACCAGGGCATATTACCTGCCTGCTTTATTGCCTCCTTTATTCTCTGCTTtcagctaagaaaaaaaataacaaaaacgaTTTTAATTACTTCTATGAAGAACAGAACCTTTAATAACTGTCCCAACAAACATTGGAGGAAGAAAGCGACAGTCAGTCGTGCAGGTGGGGAATTAACCATCACCAGCTTGGGCCGAAGCTTGTTTAGCAGCAACTGAGAATCCTCAGCACCCGGCAGAGAATGGGAGAAGAGCCTATAGCCTGTAAAATAGGAGTCAGGAGCTGTTGAGGTCTGAACTTTAGCACCCACATTACCTTTTCTGAATTAATAAAGATTTCCAGCATGACAAGAACACCGTTAAAATGTAAGATCCAAAGCACAATCCAGGACCCCGCAAACATGGCCTGTCCTCACTGCTCCTGCTGGCAACCGCTGTACAGATAACTCACAAGCATCTGCAGAGTCCATTTAACTGGGCAGGGGCAATCTAGCAACGACCCACAATGCAAACAGTTGACGGGCAACAAAAAGCACTGTCTCAGCGTCACTGTTGGTGGGTAATGCACTCATCCTTTCTGGAAGCTTATGTGTGGTGTTTATGGAAGCTGAAGGGACATGCTGCAGCCCAAGGCATGAGGGAATATGATGGTTGAGGAGTATCCAATCCTTACACCTAGGAATCTGTCTGGGAGGCAAGGAATTAACAGGTCATCATAGGACAGAtctcatggggaaaaaaaaggaagcagctTTATAAGGACTTTTGATCTTCAAAGGGAGGAATTGGCACGCATGTaggagaggaagccagagagcaTATAGCGGCAAGAACTACGTGGCTCAGAGCCAGCTGTCATTGCAGTTTTCAAAAGGGAACTTTCAAGTGGAACAGGCAGCGTATTCTGTTAACAATTGAACATGCGAACGCACCCAGAAGAACATTTCTATGCCTTTGCATCAAAATACTTACAATACCACTCAAATATCCACACACGCTTGTAGTTTCCATGTATGGTAAGCAAGCAGCCTAAGCAAATCTAGTTTTAAAATGACAAACTGCCACCATGTAACCAAGGTAAAACAGGCGAGCCTGCTCCCTTTCTAGAATTAACCACTTGGCCAATTCCACTGTTGGGTGACTGACTCCAAGCTTTTTTGAAGATACAAGCTAGACCTACTCAACTTCAGGGACCCAGCACCTGTTAGTAGTACTTCATATGTGGTCACTACTCAATAGATGTTGATTAATTagcaaactgtcctctgaaagagtgtgAACATATGTAGCTATATAAAAGAGGATTAGCCAGAGACTAAAATTCAAGTTATGTTGGTAACTTGTTCtctgaacttttctttcttttttaaaaatctttattaaattgggtatttcttatttacatttcaatcgttattccctttcccagtttccaggccaacattcccctaacccctccccttccccttccatatgggtgttcccctccccatcctccccccattaccgccctccccccaagaatcctgttcactgggggtccagccttggcaggaccaagggcttccccttccattggtgcccttactaggctattcattgctacctatgaggttggagcccagggtgagtccatgtatagtctcagTTCTTGCCCATTTGGTCACCTGGGAAAACTGCTGCCAGTTGGAGTGTTTCACATATCCAGTGTGCATTGAAGTCTTCCTATAAATGTGTCAAGTTACTGCtattaactgaggaatatcattATTCATTCTTATCTTTCGTCTTTGTGCTTGAAGACTCTTCTGACCACAGCAGATTACTCCTTTACCCTTTCAAAATCTAAAGTAATCGCAAGTGCTAAAAATATGTCTctactatcttttttttaattgttatactCAGTCTAAGAAAGCTTCACtgtaatttatttgtttcttattgaCGCAGTCTCAATATCATAGGCTTCCTCAAACTCCTGTAGCCAATGATgatataaaacttttttttataaatctacttttttattttacatttgaataCACTATAGCTAGCTCATCTTCAGTcctgccagaagaaagcattggtttccattacagatggttgtgggccatcacgtggttgctgggacttgaactcagagcatctgaaagagcagtcaatgcacttaaccactgagccatctttctagcctgaTATAAAACTTCTGATCTACTTCCTTCCTCCTAAGTCCTGGGACTACAGGGGAATATCACCAGGTTTacttttatgtggtgctggctAGGCAAGCAAGTTTCCAACTGAGCTACCATTCAactccactccccatcctccacctcctatcctcccatcccccaccttccCACCACTCCATTCCCCTACTACCCAGTCCCTCAACCCCAGATCTAGATCCTAGGTTCTAATTCTGAAAGCCTTTGTGTAGCtacttgcattttaaaaaaatattaacaaaatatttacacTAAAGCTAAattttaaggcaaaaaaaaaagaagtaatataGTAGACCCTCAGATTGAGGATTAAGTTCAAGACCAATTTGACTTGAACTCTGTTTAGGTAAATCTGAAGAGATCTTttggcatgcacatgtgtgaactTACACACCGAGAATCAGCAGGAAACAACCATACTCCATGAAATAAGTTGGGGGCATCAAGATCCCCAGAAGTCTTCCCACTCCTGAGAAAAATTAACTCTAAAAGATAAActattcataattattttttaaatcagttccTCCAAATATATGTCTCATTATGCTTAagacttttgaaaataattcagtTCCTATACAAGTGTGAATTCCTTCAATAAATAAGAGTGAGGTGACTCCTAGGAGTAAGCGATGAGGTGGTGTGCACAGGAGCAGGGACTAAATGTAAATAACCCACAGTCTACTTATAGTTTGACTCATGTcaggtagaaaaacaaaaccctattGTTTCCTTCTAATCCAAGTCAGAATTTTATTGCTCCCTAATCAAAAGCATTTTAAACTGTTAAAGTATAATTAAAAGCAGGATGGAGGTGCAGCCTggttggcagaatgcttgcctagcatgaacacAACATGTAAACCAGGCATGGTTGCTCAtgctgtactcccagcactcaggatgtagaTTCaggggaaacaggaggatcatcTGGGTTAAGGCTGTCATCTGGTGTTTAGTatgttcagggccagcctaggctacatgagcaCTTGTagctaaaagaaattaatataatcTTGTGTATAACATGTTTTTTCCTATCTCGCTCTTTACCTTAACTTTTTTTTACaatcaattttcaaatttttaatgtgtatggatgttttgtctgcatgtctgtctgtctgtccagcatgtgtgtgtctggtgtcatggaggtcagaagatggtgttggatgCTCTAGAGTcagagttactgacagttgtgagccaccctgtgggtgtcAAGTCCTATTTAAGAGTAGCCTGTTCCCTTAATTGCCAAGCCCCTCTTGAGCCTCATATCCACCTAATTTTTTGACTGagactctctcactgaacccaaagcTCACTGATTTGCTACAACTATTAGTCAGCAAGTACTTTAGCAGCCTGTCTTTGCCCCCAGGAATTATAGACCTCTCCCTCCGGGTCCAGCTTTTTtaagtgggtgttgggaatcagaACCTGGGACCTCATGCTTTCACAGAAAGAACTTTACCGATTGAAGCATAACCAGCCCCTAAAAGTATTTAACTCACACAAATAACCAATGAAGTTTAAAGATGGAAAATACATGAAATAGGCAAATTAGGGAATatatgaggaagagaaagcatttgCGATGGGCACAGAGGTGGTTACAGTAgcaaaaagaatttcagaaaaagATTTCtataaggaaaatgtaaaaatgccCACCAAGTCATTTTCCTGGAAGGATTTTTGAAGACtgatttcatttgcatttaatGCTAGCAAACAATACAATATCCATCACAACATGATATTTAGCTTGTTACTATAAGGCATGTGTACCTATAATAAAGATTTAGCAAGCTTGaacttgatataaaattatattttaaatgttgcttGAGTAATATACTTATTAAAGTTCATATTGTATATCACTCTTAATTGTTTTTaacattgaaaacaaaaccatcttAGGTCTCATTTAATCCTgacaaattattatttattaaaaatgcctAATGATTCACCATGGTCTTTGCAAACCTTACTATTATCTGCATATATATAGggataaatataataattagCTATGTGCTTCTGTATAGATATGCTATCAAAATTATAGGATTGCACAGGCTTCAGGTCAAAAAAGCAAGCAGAACCCTGATCCCAGCAGCTGAAGACAAAGCTGTTGATTCAAACAAAGAGGAAGCTCGGCAGCAACAGTGGAGCCCAATCTCACCACAGGGAGATGCCGATGAGAAGCCAGCGAGGTCAGCGAGACTCTGCCATCTGAGGGGAAGGCTATGCTTTGGCTCAATTACAGTGCCCTGCCGCTCAGTGGTTGTTGTTGCAAGGAAAGATTGGTTTCTATCTTCTAAAATAAACTTGGTATTTACCATTAGTTCTGGAATGATGTTTAATTGTGAGCTTGTAGCAATGTTGGGGACTCTATGCCAAGctgtcaagaaaaacaaaaacaaacaaaaaaatccctctgATACAGGGCTATAGGTCTCGGTGTAATGagtattttactattttactGTGAAGTTAAATACTAAGCTATACTCTACAAGAAAAGCAAGCTGGCATATTATGATTGCAAAtataacaatgtattttaaatatttgacctTTTGTCAATTTGATATAGATGGTTAATGAGCTGAATTCAATATTTATGCTAAAAcatgatttaacagatattcatGTGTCAACATGAATTCTCTGTCCTGAGTAAAGctctaaaatatgtaaaataattataataaaatgggGCTTGAGAAAATGGGCCCAATACTACTGTACTAGCTAAATCAACTAATCAGGGGGAAATGAGGGCTGCTAGTGGGCTGAGCATGACTAACAGGGCTCTGGTAGGTCTTATTCTTCTCGTAATTTCCCTGCCCTGCTGAAAAACATTAGACTGCATTCCTAAAGCTCGTCACCAAGGTGTGTTCCCTTATTTGGTCACTTCCAAGTcttgaggctgaccaccaaggtccaggtGCCAATGTATTGAAGTCCATCCAGCACACCAaagcccctttggctcacctaatttaCATactcaaataaaagtaaaatcctCATCCTAGAGGGTTTCTCTtttacctttattattttttaattttattttttttattagatctatttctttatttacatttcaaatgtcattcccttctccggtttcctgtccattagctccctatctcttccccctcccccatccccgacattcccctgcactgggggttcacccttggcaggaccaagggcttccccttccactggtgccccaacaaggctattctctgctacatatgcagttggagcccagggtcagtccatgtatagtctttgggtagtggtttagtccctggaagctctggttggttggtgttgttgttcttatggggttgcaagctccttcaactctttcgatccttcctctaattcccccaaagggaggttcagtggtttgctactagcattgacctctgtattggacgtgctctggatgtgtctctcaggagagatctacatccggttcttgtcagcctgcacttctttgcttcatccatcttatctggtttggtggatgcatatgtatgggccacatgtggggcaggttctgatgcttcttttacctttataatcTGCCATTTTGCTATgtgccacatctgtctcctctctatccagaggcagtcctttgtccccctCCTAGGAGAAATTCCCCGTCCCCTTCttccacccctctctcccttaCCCTTTTTCACACCCTCTCTCTTGTCCCCTCTGAGGCAAATAAATCTCATTTGTGCTGAAAACTTGTTCTTGGGGTGTCTTGAGTGGACTCCAAGGTTCCCTAAAAAAAActattcatttgatttttattttcccttcatgGACTTAAGAAGGCCATCTATTTATTACTAATACTTTAGTGTCTGGGTATAAGTACGCAGACTGAGAAGCCTTGGGATCAAAGACCAATTCATGTGCTGAGGACAAGGCTAAAGTGGGTGacagtgcttgctgtacaagcataaGAAGCTGAGTTTGtatacccagaacccatgtaaagcctCGCACAATAACACAGGATTGTAATACCATTGCTTCCACCCACGATGGATGGAAGGTAAACACCAGTCAAGCTCTCAAACAAGATGGATGTGTCTGTACTCATTCCAGTGTGCTCACGTGTTTTCCTCTTCACACA
Coding sequences within it:
- the LOC116898163 gene encoding proteolipid protein 2-like is translated as MVDSERLSAPGCWLACTSFSRSKKGILLFAEIILCLVILVCFSVSTSDCFSLSVIEMIFAAVLFVFYMCDLHSKISFISWPWTDFFRSLIAAILYLITSIVVLVEGRGSSIFVAGVLGLLATLLFGYDAYITFPLKQQRHTAAPTDPTNGP